Proteins from one Vicia villosa cultivar HV-30 ecotype Madison, WI unplaced genomic scaffold, Vvil1.0 ctg.000540F_1_1, whole genome shotgun sequence genomic window:
- the LOC131629257 gene encoding uncharacterized protein LOC131629257 has product MTKCFSLTETRNRCHRSTFTSSGLCSTTTDLRDGTIMHCWIPKTRTESKPNLLLIHGLGATALWQWSIFIRKLTKFFNVYVPDLVFFGGSYTTRPERTEAFQAECVMKVMEMKSVKKVSVVGLSYGGFVAYSMGVKYVEFVERVVICGSGVCLEERDLKEGVFPVCDLDEAADVLVPQTPEKLRELFGYAFFKSPCLAWLPSCFLLDFIHVMCRDYVKEKRELIKAIAKDRNLSDLPKISQPTLIIWGEHDQVFPLELGHRLKRHLGDSAEIKIIKNAGHAFCMEKSNEFFTILKSFLVDSKLQNIHHV; this is encoded by the exons aTGACCAAGTGTTTCAGTTTAACAGAAACCAGAAACCGGTGCCACCGTTCAACTTTCACTAGCTCTGGCCTTTGTTCCACAACAACTGATCTAAGAGATGGCACAATAATGCATTGCTGGATACCCAAAACCCGAACCGAATCAAAGCCGAATCTCCTCCTAATCCACGGTCTCGGCGCAACTGCTTTATGGCAATGGAGTATCTTCATCCGCAAGCTAACGAAGTTCTTCAACGTATATGTTCCGGACCTTGTTTTCTTCGGAGGATCCTACACGACTCGACCGGAGAGAACCGAGGCGTTTCAAGCTGAATGTGTGATGAAGGTAATGGAAATGAAGAGTGTTAAGAAAGTGAGTGTTGTTGGGTTGAGTTATGGTGGGTTTGTGGCGTATAGTATGGGTGTGAAGTATGTGGAGTTTGTGGAGAGAGTTGTGATATGTGGGTCTGGGGTTTGTTTGGAAGAGAGAGATTTGAAAGAAGGGGTTTTTCCTGTATGTGATTTGGATGAAGCTGCTGATGTTTTGGTGCCGCAAACGCCGGAAAAGCTTAGGGAGCTTTTTGGATATGCTTTTTTTAAATCTCCTTGTTTAGCTTGGTTGCCATCTTGTTTTCTACTTGATTTCATTCAT GTAATGTGCAGGGATtatgtaaaagaaaaaagagaattgATCAAAGCCATTGCAAAGGACAGAAATCTTTCTGACCTCCCTAAGATATCTCAG CCTACATTAATTATTTGGGGAGAACATGATCAAGTATTTCCTTTAGAACTTGGTCACAGATTGAAAAG GCATTTAGGGGACAGTGCTGAAATAAAGATCATCAAGAATGCAGGGCATGCATTTTGTATGGAAAAGTCTAACGAATTCTTCACTATCTTGAAGTCTTTTTTAGTGGATTCAAAGTTGCAAAATATCCATCATGTGTGA